The following DNA comes from Pirellulales bacterium.
TCGTCGCGGCAGGTCGTGGCGGTACTGGTTGTGGGCAAGCGTTTATCTGTCAAGCCTGGCGGCAGGCATCGCGGGGAACATCGCAATGACGGTAGCTGATCACTGGAAATGATCGCCTTATCCTGGAGCTCGAGCATGTTGACGATTGCGGGGCGTCCCCATTCCACTCGTGATTTCTGCGACGGCATCTCGCGACGCGATGTGCTGCGGATCGGCACCCTCGCCGCGATGGGAGCGGCCGGCGGGTGGACGTTGCCGGATCTGCTGCGGGCGGATGTGCCAGACAGCGAGGCCAACGCCGTGTTTGGCCGGTCGACGGGAGGCCGCGGCGACGGCGCGTTTCCCCAAGTGCGGAAGGTGAGCTTGGTGGAGCTCGGCACGCACGTCGAAACGGCCATCGCCATCGGCGGCTGGCACGACGGCGAACAGACGAGGCGGCGGCCCCAAACGAGTCCCGATGATCTTGGCCTCCTGTTTCCCAGAAAGAAGTTTCTCGACCGGTGGGTCGGCCCGCTTCTTTCCGTCAAGCGTTTCTTGAAATCCGCCTTCCACGAGTCGTTGACGAATCAACGGCGTGCATCGCGCGGATGACCGCGATCTCGTCGATGCAGTCGCCCACATTGGCGAACAGCTCGCTCACCTCGATGCCGCTCTGGCCGTACTTGTTGAACTTGAACGGCGAGGGGAAAGCCGCGCCAGTTTTGCGTTCCGTCCGCAAGTTCTCGGTGGGCAGGTTTTGCCCGGCGTATTTCGCCAGCGAGGGCCTTGGATCGAAGGTATCGACATGGTTCGGCCCGCCGTTCATGAAGAGGTGAATTACGTGCTTGGCACGGACGGGGAAATGCGGCTGCTTGGGTGCCATCGGGTTGGCATAGCTCGTAGCCGCCTCCGTCGGCGTCAGCCAGCCTTCAGCCGAAAGGACACCGGCCAGGCCCAGCAGGCCCAGGCCCATGCCCGATCGCGCCCAGCAGGCCCAGGCCCATGCCCGATCGCGCGAGCAACTCGCGGCGCGAAAAACACGAACGACAATCGGTGTGATGCATTTGGTCGGGGATTTTTTAGCGTGCCTTTGGCGAATACCTGATTCTATACCGCGAATGATAGACAGCGAACCCTGAATCCCGGCAGTTGACCGAACCCTAACAAGGGCGGCGACGTTTTTTGTAAAGGGCGCGGACCGCCTCAATCGCGGCTGCCGGACGACGCGGCACTGCCGCCCAGCTTCCGCCGACCGGCGCGAGTGACGCCGCCACCGACGGATCCTTTTCCAAGCTCACCGGGCGCGCCCAGGCTGCTCGGCTCGGCACGAATCAGAGTTGGGCCGCCCCCGCCCATGCCGCTCGCCTGCGAACCTGTTTGCCCGCCGACTGCCCCGTAGGGACCGAATCCGTAGGAGAATCCGCCCCCGCTGCCGGTGCGAGGACCGTATCCGTAGGGATTGTTGTATCCATATCCGCCGTAACCGAAGCCGCTGCCGTAGCCATAGCGATTTCCAAACGGCGAGCCGGACTTGAACCAGTCGGATTGCTGCTCCTCCGCCGCGCGACGAATTCCCGTGTGCCGACGCTCTTCTTGCCGGCGCGGAATGCCGCCCACCGCGAAAGTCTCGCTGGCTTCCCCCGGCTCGCTGATTTCGTCGGTGGCCAATTCGGCCTGCCCGCCTTCGGACGTTTGCAGCCGTCGTTGGCCAACCTGGTAACCTCGGTAAGTGGCGAAGCGTCGGTCGAACTCGGCTGACCTCGGGGCCTTCTGGGGCGAATAGGGCACCCAGCGTCCGTTTTCCCATACCAACCAGCGGTTCTCGCGCGAGAGGAACCACCAACGGCCGCCTTGAAAGCGGGGGGGCGCCGTCTCGCGGCGCCGCGGTTCGGTACCCAAAGGCACGCCGGGAGCAGCCGACTCGTCGCGGTTTGCGGTACTCGCAGTTGCCGCAACCTTATCGGCCCAGACGGTCGGCCCGCCGGCGAAAACGGCCAGCCCGCTCCAAATCAACGACGTTACCGCTTTGTTCATCGGCCGATGTCCTGTTGCCCCACCCTACACACAATACTCCACGGTATTATACTTCACGCGGCCGCCGCTGAACTGTCAGATTCTGACAGTTCACCAAAGGTGGGGGGATCGGCGTTGGGCGAGGCCGCAAGGCCCCAGGCTGCGAAGATTTAATGATGGTAGCGATTATTCGCGGCCGACAAGCTTTGATGGCTGTTCCGGTTTTTCCGGCAGGGTGACACTGTTTCGATTGGCTGGCCAGCATGCTGCAAGTGATTCAACGGGACCGCTGGGCGTGCCTGTTGGCCATGGGCATGTTGTGGCTGGCGTCAGCAGCCCGCGCAGCCCAACCGCGCGAAGCACCGCTTCCACCGCCGCCTCGCATCACCGAAGAGCAGGAAGCAGCGCCCACCAGCCCAGAATCGGTCCTGACGGGGGCCGTCGCTCTGCCCGACGGCCTGCGTAACCGCCAAGTGACACCGATCGACCTGGCCACGGCCCTCGATCTGGCCGGTGTGCGGAATCCGCAGATTCTGCTGGCGCGCGAGCAAGTCAGGACGAGCGATCTCGCCAGGCAGTTCGCCGCGGCCCAGATACTGCCGAATCTGAACGCGGGCACGAACTTTGATAGTCACAGCGGAAACCTGCAACAGTCGGATGGGCATATTCTCAACGTCAGCCGCAGCGACAATTTTCTGGGGCTGGGTGCCAACGCCATCGCGCCGGGAACCGTGAACGTGCCCGGAGTGATGTGGAACCAGAACATCGCCCAAGGCGTCGTGACCTACCTCGTGTCGCGGCAGACGGTCCGCCAGCAGCGGTTTGTGAGCGAGGCCACGCGCAACGACGTGCTCCGGCGAGTGGCGGTGGCCTATGTCGACTTGCTCCGTGCCGCCGGGCGACGCGCAATTGTGCTGAAAGTCCGAGACGACGCGGCCGAAATCGCCCGGCTCACAGCGGAGTACGCTTCGACCGGCAAGGGGCGGCCGGCCGACGCCGACCGCGCGGCCACCGAGCTGGCGCGGCGCGAGGCCGAACTGCTCGAACTGGAAGGCGAGCTGATGATCGCCTCCAGCCGGCTGGCGCAACTACTTAACCTCGATCCGTCGGTCGAGCTGCGGCCCGCCGAGTCGTGGGTGGTGCCGACGCCGATCGTGCCCGACGCGGTGACGCTGCCGCAGTTGCTGGGGCTGGCTTACCTCCGGCGTCCTGAGCTGTCGGCCGACCGCGTGGCGATCGAAACGGCCATCCTCAGCCTCCGCGGCGCCCAGGTATTGCCTTTTTCGCCGACCACGCTCATCGGCTACAGTGCGGGCACGTTGGGCGGCGGCAGCAACCTGGTGTCGCCGCGCTTCGGCGACTACCGCGGCCGCGCCGATTTCGACGTGTTGGCCTATTGGACGCTGCAAAGCATGGGCATCGGCAACAAGGTGCAGATCGACATCGCCCGCAGCCGCATTCGCCAGAGCGATTTGCGGCGATTGCAAACGCTGAACCTGGTGCGCGAGCAGGTGGCCGCGGCCTACGACCGCGCCCAGGTGCGGTTTGCTTCGATCGACACGGCCGAAAGCGCCGTGCGGGCCGGCCTCGACGCCTTCAACGAAGACCTGCTCCGCGTGCGAAACAACGAAGGTCTGCCGATCGAAGTGCTCGACAGCCTGCGGCTGCTGGGTCGCGGCCGGCTGGAATACCTGGAGGCCATCGCGGAATACAATCGAGCCCAGTTCGAACTCTATGTCGCCCTGGGTCAGCCGCCGGCACGCGCGCTGAACGAGCCGCCCCCTGGCACCAACGGCGCCGGGAAGCCCGCTCCCAAACCGCCTTCGCCCGCGGAATTGGCGGCGAAGATCAACAAGGCCGATCGAGTTTCGTCGGCGTACCTGCCGCTGAAACATTGGAACGCCCAGGCGGGCCACCCGCAAGCGGGTGCCCGGCGTGAGCCTCCAGGTAGTTCCGCGGGCACCGTCATGGCCCCGCACGACCGGGCTAACTCGTCCAAGGTGCGGCAGATGTCCTTCACTTCGGCCCAGCGAACTGGCAGCGCCCAGGGCGAACGTTTGCCGGCGTTTCCCCAGCCGCCGCCCGACGACGAAATCCAACGGCTGCCGCCGCCGGAATTCGACACGGAAAGCACAGCCTCGACGCGCGTGCGTGCGGAAACGGTCGACGCTCCGCCCGCCTTGGCCAAATCGGAAAATGAATTCCTGATCGACCTGCCGACCACGTTGCGGCTGATTATGTCGGCGAACCCGACCGTGGCCGAGGCCCGCGAGTTGGTGCGCGAAACCCTGGCCTTGCACACCAAGGCCCGCGCCATGCTCATTCCCAGCTTGAACGCCGGGCTGATGTACCACAATCACCAAGGCAACTTCCAGGCATCGGACGGCCAGATCAAAGACAACTATACCAGCTCGCTTTATTTCGGCGGCGGCACGCGGGCGGTGGCCGCCGAGAGCCCGGCCATTCCCATGGTCCGCATTTTCAGCCACCTGGGCGATGCCATCTATGAACCGCTGGCGGTGCGGCAGCAGGTTTTCACCCGGCAGTACGATTCGCGGGCCACGGCCAACACGTTGCTCTTGGAAGGCGTCATTCGCTACTTCGAGCTGCTGGCCGCCGAGGCGCGGATGGAGGCCATCAAGCAGAGCCAGCGCGAGCTGGCCGAGATCGTCCGCATTACCACCCACTACGCGGTCACCGGCATCGGCCGGCAGAGCGACGCGGACCGGGCCGAGGCCGAAGCCTACCTGATGCACACCGACGTGCAGCGGGCCGAGGAACGCGTGGGACTGGCTTCGGCGCGGCTGGCGGCGCTGCTGAGTCTCGACACGGCCACGCGATTGAAGACCACTCAGGGACCAATTCCGGGACTGGAGATCGTCGATCCAAACGTCGACTTGCCGCAACTGTTGCGGACCGCCGAGCGGCGGCGGCCGGAGTTGGCGGCAGGATCGGCCAGTATCAACCACGCTCGCACGCGGGTGCGTCAGGAGCAGACGCGGCCGCTGTTTCCGCTGGTGATGCTGGGCTACAGCTCGGCTTCGTACGGCGGAGGGGGCGTGTTGTTTCCGCCGCAGCTTTCCACCTTTGGGGGCAGACAAGACTTCGACGTGATGGCTTTGTGGACGCTGCAAAACATGGGCGTCGGCAACGTCGCCACCGTCGCTGAGCGCCGCGCCCAGCTCAATCAGGCGGTCGCCGAGCGCACGCGGACGCTAAACGACATTCGCCAGGAAGTCGTGGCCGCCTACGCCCTCGTTCAGGGTGAGCGGACCCAGATCGCCATCACGCAACGGCAGACGGCCGACAGCGAGCAGGGATTCCGCGAAGAGCTGGAACGCCTGATGGGCGCCGACGCGCTGCCGATCGAAGTGCTGAACAGCATCAAGCAGCTTGCCATGTCGCGGCAGGAACTGGTGGAGGCCGTGACCGGCTATAACAAGGCCCAGTTCCGGCTGTACGTGGCGATCGGCTTTTCGCCCGTCCGGGCGGTGCGCCAAAAGAAGTGAGCGGGAGAGACGGAGCGACGAAGACAGGGGCGCAGAATTGGGGGTGGGAGAAACAGCCGCGGCATCTTACACTCCGTCGCCCTTTTTCCGTCTCGCCTTTTCACGCCGTGCGACGTGGGCTTACTTTTCCGGCGAGTCGCTATTTCCTCTTCGACGATTTCTTCTTGGGAGGGACCTTACCGCCTTTTTTCCGGGCTTTCGAGAGGCCGATGGCGATCGCCTGTTTGCGGCTTTGGGCCTTGCTTTTTTTGCCGCGGCGTTGCGTTCCGTTCTTCGTCTTGCTGACCGCCTTTTTCACTTCGCTCTTCGCTTTGGCACCGTACTTCGCCATGAAAACATCTCCTGCTTGCTGAATCGGCAGCAGCTCCACACAAGTTCGCAAATCTGCATAGTGCAAGCAGCATGCCGGACCGCACGGCACCCCGCGGGCTTTTCGTCGCAACGGCAGTCCCTGAAAGCACTTGCGGCGATCGTGCAGACGGACGAACCCGCACCGGACGCAGCCAGTTCGGCTGCGCGCAGCCAAAGTGCCGTCGCCAGTTCGGCCGCGCGCGGCTGCGGGCTTCGCCGCTTTCCATGGATCGCCTTGGGCGGCTTCGGATCGTTGAGAAGCGCACGCTGCTGCCCGACAGCAGCTTTTGTGGGGTTCGGATAGGAGAGATTCGAGCGCCGATCAAAGAAGACGAGCGAGCACTCCAGGGAGGTCACCTCGGCGCTTTCGCCAAAAGACAACGTTTCGAAGGGCGGAACGCCGTCCTTGCCCGGGCTGAAGCGGCCGTAAATCCGGCGGGTGTACCGTGCGTTCATTCCACGGCCCGCTTCCCTAGGGGCTGCGTCCCACGCTGCGGCGCATTGCGGCCAACTTTGCCTCGCTCTGTGGCACTTCCAACAGGACAAAGACCAGCGGCTCTCGCCGCGGACCGCGCGCACCTACATGCAGCTCGCCCGCAACTGGTCGCGGCTGACCGCGCAGCGCCGCGAGGTCTTCTCGTCGCAACTCCAGGCTCTGAAAGCACTTGCGGCGATCGTGCAGACGGACGAACCGGAGCCGGACACAGCCAGTTTGGCAGCACGCTGCCAAAGTGCCGTCGCCAGTTCGGCCGCGCGCGGCCAAAGTGCCGTCGCCGGTCCGGCCGCGCGCGGCCAAAGTGCGGGCCGCAAGCGCAGGCGGTTAGCGGTTAGTGGTTAGCGGTTAGTGGTTAGCGGTTAGTGGTTAGTGGTTAGTGGTTAGTGGTTGGCCTCGGGGCCGTTCGTCCGCGATGCCCTGCGCCTGGTCCAACCGCAGCCACCGCTGGGCGGTGGCGGCGGCCGGCGCCGCGATGGCGCACGTCGTGGCGGCCGGGCACGCGCTCGACCAGGCGCGCGATCTATGCGAAGAAGAGGGCTGGCTGCGCTGGTCGCGGACGAATTTCGAGGGGTCGGTCCGCACGGTGCAGCGCTATATGAGGGTCGCGCGCCACTTGCCCGCCAGCGCCATCGATGCGACGCGCGTGTCGCATCGGTCGCAGACGGCGCTCTTGCGCGCCCTCCGCGGCGTGGTACTTGCCATCGGAACAAAACAACTGAATGCGGTCTTACCGGCAAGTTCGTCGATTCTTGACGATTTTGCACATGCCAGGGTGGGGCCAGCGGGCTTGCGAGCGCCGGCCCACCAGCGCCCCAATTTTGGATTTTGGATTTTGGATTCTG
Coding sequences within:
- a CDS encoding TolC family protein, which produces MLQVIQRDRWACLLAMGMLWLASAARAAQPREAPLPPPPRITEEQEAAPTSPESVLTGAVALPDGLRNRQVTPIDLATALDLAGVRNPQILLAREQVRTSDLARQFAAAQILPNLNAGTNFDSHSGNLQQSDGHILNVSRSDNFLGLGANAIAPGTVNVPGVMWNQNIAQGVVTYLVSRQTVRQQRFVSEATRNDVLRRVAVAYVDLLRAAGRRAIVLKVRDDAAEIARLTAEYASTGKGRPADADRAATELARREAELLELEGELMIASSRLAQLLNLDPSVELRPAESWVVPTPIVPDAVTLPQLLGLAYLRRPELSADRVAIETAILSLRGAQVLPFSPTTLIGYSAGTLGGGSNLVSPRFGDYRGRADFDVLAYWTLQSMGIGNKVQIDIARSRIRQSDLRRLQTLNLVREQVAAAYDRAQVRFASIDTAESAVRAGLDAFNEDLLRVRNNEGLPIEVLDSLRLLGRGRLEYLEAIAEYNRAQFELYVALGQPPARALNEPPPGTNGAGKPAPKPPSPAELAAKINKADRVSSAYLPLKHWNAQAGHPQAGARREPPGSSAGTVMAPHDRANSSKVRQMSFTSAQRTGSAQGERLPAFPQPPPDDEIQRLPPPEFDTESTASTRVRAETVDAPPALAKSENEFLIDLPTTLRLIMSANPTVAEARELVRETLALHTKARAMLIPSLNAGLMYHNHQGNFQASDGQIKDNYTSSLYFGGGTRAVAAESPAIPMVRIFSHLGDAIYEPLAVRQQVFTRQYDSRATANTLLLEGVIRYFELLAAEARMEAIKQSQRELAEIVRITTHYAVTGIGRQSDADRAEAEAYLMHTDVQRAEERVGLASARLAALLSLDTATRLKTTQGPIPGLEIVDPNVDLPQLLRTAERRRPELAAGSASINHARTRVRQEQTRPLFPLVMLGYSSASYGGGGVLFPPQLSTFGGRQDFDVMALWTLQNMGVGNVATVAERRAQLNQAVAERTRTLNDIRQEVVAAYALVQGERTQIAITQRQTADSEQGFREELERLMGADALPIEVLNSIKQLAMSRQELVEAVTGYNKAQFRLYVAIGFSPVRAVRQKK
- a CDS encoding DUF1501 domain-containing protein, yielding MGLGLLGLAGVLSAEGWLTPTEAATSYANPMAPKQPHFPVRAKHVIHLFMNGGPNHVDTFDPRPSLAKYAGQNLPTENLRTERKTGAAFPSPFKFNKYGQSGIEVSELFANVGDCIDEIAVIRAMHAVDSSTTRGRRISRNA
- a CDS encoding DUF6496 domain-containing protein; protein product: MELLPIQQAGDVFMAKYGAKAKSEVKKAVSKTKNGTQRRGKKSKAQSRKQAIAIGLSKARKKGGKVPPKKKSSKRK